A genomic window from Halobellus ruber includes:
- a CDS encoding thiamine pyrophosphate-binding protein, which translates to MSTDSSPGGGELEWYKALDHGDLPEGRVTAVSCGDTTVAVTRYDGEYAALDNNCPHQGGPLGEGSIETGQLRCPWHGWDFDPLTGETPGPHDDCVETFPVEEREDGIYVGFPREDPHERTVSDVIAETLVNWGVRQVWGIVGHSNLGLADALRREAEAGNLTYYGVRHEGAGAFAASAYGKLTGRPAACFSIAGPGATNMLTGLWDANVDRSPTIALTGQVESQVLGTGNFQEVDLEAAYGDVAEFEATVLPDSQHAELATRAAKTAILERGVSHLIFPDEIQTRSAEGVAPGDPEGRITDRDITPPEDALADAVELLETAERPVIVVGHGARFEMDGIVDLAERFDCPILTTFKAKGQIADSHPLAAGVLGRSGTPIASHFMNESDLLAVFGASFSNHTGIAEYKPIIHVDYDAMTLGKFHSVDVPVWGEIGVTVSELHDRLADDVEAESQRAELEERWEIWREEKATRRAQAPERGINYATAFEAMTRLIPDDAIIPVDVGNNTYAFGRYFEPEGQSVLMSGYLGSIGFSFPAALGAWAATREPESPFAGRPVVSISSDGGFGQYASEFTTAVKYDMDLTHVLLNDDELGKISKEQRTGGWDVWQTDLVNPDFAAFAENCGGYGVRVEDDAALDDALSDAISHEGPALVEILTDSDPV; encoded by the coding sequence ATGAGCACGGACTCGTCCCCGGGCGGCGGGGAGCTGGAGTGGTACAAGGCACTCGACCACGGCGACCTCCCCGAGGGACGGGTCACGGCGGTGAGCTGCGGCGATACCACCGTCGCGGTCACCCGCTACGACGGCGAGTACGCCGCCCTCGACAACAACTGCCCCCACCAGGGTGGCCCGCTCGGCGAGGGATCGATCGAGACCGGGCAACTCCGGTGCCCGTGGCACGGGTGGGATTTCGATCCGCTGACCGGCGAGACGCCGGGCCCCCACGACGACTGCGTGGAGACGTTCCCGGTCGAGGAGCGCGAAGACGGCATCTACGTCGGGTTCCCCCGGGAAGATCCCCACGAACGAACTGTCTCCGACGTGATCGCCGAGACGCTGGTCAACTGGGGCGTCCGCCAGGTGTGGGGGATCGTCGGCCACTCCAACCTGGGGCTGGCGGACGCCCTCCGGCGCGAGGCCGAGGCCGGGAACCTCACGTACTACGGCGTCCGCCACGAGGGCGCGGGGGCGTTCGCGGCTTCAGCTTACGGGAAGCTGACCGGCCGTCCCGCCGCGTGTTTCTCCATCGCCGGCCCCGGCGCGACGAATATGCTCACCGGGCTGTGGGACGCCAACGTCGACCGCTCGCCAACCATCGCGCTCACCGGGCAGGTCGAATCGCAGGTGCTGGGCACGGGCAACTTCCAGGAAGTCGATCTCGAAGCCGCATACGGCGACGTTGCCGAATTCGAGGCGACTGTCCTCCCGGACAGCCAGCACGCTGAACTCGCCACCCGCGCGGCGAAAACCGCGATCCTCGAACGGGGAGTGTCCCACCTCATCTTCCCCGACGAGATCCAGACCCGATCGGCCGAAGGCGTCGCCCCCGGCGACCCCGAGGGTCGGATCACCGACCGCGACATCACCCCGCCGGAGGACGCGCTGGCGGACGCGGTCGAACTACTCGAAACCGCAGAACGCCCCGTGATCGTCGTCGGCCACGGCGCCCGCTTCGAGATGGACGGGATCGTCGACCTCGCAGAGCGGTTCGACTGCCCGATCCTCACCACGTTCAAAGCCAAGGGGCAGATCGCCGACTCCCACCCGCTGGCGGCCGGGGTGCTCGGCCGAAGCGGGACGCCGATCGCGAGCCACTTCATGAACGAGTCGGATCTGTTGGCCGTGTTCGGCGCCAGCTTCTCGAACCACACCGGGATCGCGGAGTACAAGCCGATTATCCACGTCGACTACGACGCGATGACGCTGGGGAAGTTCCACAGCGTCGACGTGCCCGTGTGGGGAGAGATCGGGGTCACCGTCTCGGAACTCCACGATCGGCTCGCCGACGACGTCGAAGCGGAGAGCCAGCGGGCCGAACTCGAGGAGCGATGGGAGATCTGGCGGGAGGAGAAGGCCACCCGCCGGGCGCAGGCACCCGAACGCGGGATCAACTACGCCACCGCGTTCGAGGCGATGACCCGGCTGATCCCCGACGACGCCATCATCCCGGTCGACGTGGGGAACAACACCTACGCCTTCGGGCGGTACTTCGAGCCCGAGGGCCAGTCGGTGTTGATGTCGGGGTATCTCGGGTCGATCGGGTTTTCGTTCCCCGCGGCGCTGGGGGCGTGGGCAGCGACACGGGAACCCGAGTCGCCGTTCGCAGGCCGACCAGTAGTATCGATCTCCAGCGACGGCGGGTTCGGCCAGTACGCCTCCGAGTTCACAACCGCGGTCAAGTACGATATGGACCTCACGCACGTGTTGCTCAACGACGACGAACTCGGGAAGATCAGCAAGGAACAGCGCACCGGCGGGTGGGACGTCTGGCAGACGGACCTCGTCAACCCCGACTTCGCGGCGTTCGCGGAGAACTGCGGCGGCTACGGCGTCCGAGTCGAGGACGATGCGGCCCTCGACGACGCCCTCTCCGACGCGATCTCCCACGAGGGTCCGGCACTCGTGGAGATCCTGACCGATTCGGATCCGGTGTGA